The genomic stretch TGATCAAGGGCGCCCTGAAAATCATTTATGTGATCAAGGATAGGGTTGCCTTCCTTGTATTTAAAGTTCATCAATTGCTTTAGTAGAAACAATTTATTGTTTCCGatttttgaagcataaagagtctctagcttttcccacaatgaTCTCGCATGTATCTCGTTCACAATATGGTTGCGAACATTATCTTCAATCCATTGTCGTATATATCCACATACTTGTTGGTGCTCGAAATCCCAATCTTCATCGGATATACTCTCGGGTTTATGAGTTGAGAAAACGGGTAAATgcatcttcttcacgaacaacaagtCTTTCATCTTGCTTCTCCAAACATTATAATTCTTCCCATTTAAACATACCATCTTGCTCATATTCGCCTCCATTCCGTAACAACCTGGATAAATAATCAAGGATCTGATACCAATGTTATGtcgaggaagaggcaaacccgaaaataaagaagataaagaacaccaaattttaacatggaaaacccttcaaatcgaaggtaaaaatcacgggatcacaaagatccaaaaaacTCTACTATAACAATAAGAGAGTTACAAAAGTTTTCCAAATTAGCTACACAACAAGTGCCAAACACGGAGCAAcaagagcaacaactaatcaattgaagaaagagtatAATCCACAAAAACGAAGCTGTTGTTCGAGGCTCGAAATCATATTCTACAAGCCTTCAAATCCGATCTCCACCATTCAAATCCAAGATCAAGATGTTACAAACATTCAGTCAAAATTGCAGCCCGATCTAACGGCTAACAAATCGGAAAATgtgatttgaagttggctggtcggaataaaaatctgcagcaaaacaaatagttctcttctctcttctctcttgatgaaagctctctcaaaagTCACTCTTTAGTGCTTAAGTCTTTTAAAGACTTGTATtaatgagcatagaataattctccaagATTGTtctatttatagatcatgagtggtgttttctcttaaagccaaaacctactcaaaataggaataaaccgAATCCAATTCTGAATAGGATTgaaaaccaaaagaaaataagaTTAGGGGGGCCTTTGGCCGGACAACATGGGCACGTGCCCAACACATATAAGTCAGTCAACACTGCAAGTCCAAGTCGAAGGAAAGTAACTGAAAGCAATAAAAATCATGTTCtgcacatatatatgtatatatatatctcatACATAATCAAATCAGAGTGTTTCTTTTTTGTCCTTCACTTTATACGTCACTCTCTTGACCATCAACTGTATTCTCTTCTTATATATCAAGTACTATTACAGTTTTAGACCACAAAAAAAAGTTCTTTTATATACAGTAATTGCGTAGCCTTCAAAATTTCATCTCTCTTTAAATTGTTATACTATCTGTTTTTCGTCTTCATAAGAAGTAAACCTTTCACAAAGTCTTCCAAAAATATTGTAAAGAAAGGTATAAACGCTATAAGTGGATGTGTGTCTTGTGCAGGAGGGGTCGTCTGGTTAAACAAGTTATATTGGGATTATAAGGACGGAATTATAATATGAAGAATAAAACAGTAACAGAATTATTTAGTGAATATTTTATTGGTGGAATATTTGATTTATTGGACAAAAAATAAAACCTACGTGCTATAATAATGTAAAACATGTGCTTGATTTTACACTAGCTAAATGGGATAAATTTTTATTCTCAATTTTAACTTAAATTTTTTAAAGGGCTTTAAGAAAGAGCTATgcagaattattattttttagcatTTTGGTGTTTTATCTCGGGATTACAGATTCTCGAAATATTATACCACATTGCGAGTGGTATAAAAATACTATCACAATTGGATGACAGCAGAAgtgttattttgatgttttgtttATTGCCTATAGATATGATGTATAGGAACTAGCTCTAGCCATAAGAGCTAGGGGAATGTAAATATTAAACTTGGTTAAATAAAGTTTTTGAttttaatcaaaaaaaaaatatcacaattggatttggGTGTAATTGGGTGTAATCACACAGTTTGGCATGTTTGTCAGATCAAGTAATTTTTTGGTTACCATCGAATTGAGTGTAATTGGAGAGGTATAGTTatactctccaattctcaaggggGAGGTGAGAAGTGGTGGTAATTACACTATGTAATTACAaggttattttttaatttttttcctttttatttttagttttattttttctttataactttttatttccattattttaatttttttttactttttcaaaaattttaaaaatatattttttcttgtacattatttatcttttacTTCTCTACTTTTACTTCATGTTAATCAATGTAATTGATCGTATATTTTATATCttatttgatttattttcttcatttagcGTAACTGCTTTATTATTCTAGTTAATATTTGAATAATGTTCtgacattatatttataaatattaatttaatttaTCAAATATGTATTCCATGATGTTATTACAAACGTATATTTGTAGTTTTtacaattaattaaactaaatattattaatttaaaaaatatatatcaattatttttataatattagttataaatatatgattattaATTAAtgcgtatttaagaaaataatatgCATCTTAAATACCAATTCTAATatcatttatacttataaaaaattatttatagcaatatatttattatattaacttttaattttgataattacttcatttgaaatttaatttaaatatgTAATTACACTTGTGCAACCAAGCAGTACGCTTATATACATTGTAATTATCTTATGACAAATAAACAGGCCGCCGTAATTATTATATTATGTAATTATTAGGCTTTGTAATTACTAACCTAATAATTATTTCAATTTCAATTGCCCGATCGCTTTCCAAACAGACCCTAAGTAAAATAATCATTCCCGTGCTAATTGCAAATGTACCCGTTATTTTTCCAAGAAGGCGAGCAAAATGAAAATTACATTTAATTTGTATAGATCGACAGTAATATGATAGTTCAAAATATTAGTGCGTTTTTATCCGTATTACATGTTATATGTACTTTATTTTTCTAAGTTgtcaaataaaaaatattatctatTAGTGCACAATTATTTAAATCATTCTTTTTATACTACACACATTCCAACGGTTAAAAAGTTCTtttgttatccaaatattttaCCATGGTCAATGTAGTCATGAGAAAATGTAAATCTTAAAATGTCCAAGAACTTAATAAGAGTTTAACTTTTATTcactaataatataattatttttttcctatcaaGTGACTTGAATAGTGATTGCAAGAAATTTAAGTGGAATCAGTAACCTCAAAAATAAGACAGTTAAATTTTTATAATCGATTAAAATTACATTAAACATATAAAGTTTTCAGTACACTAGTAATTAagaaatataaaataaacaaattaAGATTTGAGTAACAAATTCTGTTTTTAGTCGCttcaccttttttttttcttttttttttctttttcattatcCAAAGTCCAAACAAGGCCCAATGGATACAACTACTTTCATCCAGCATTCATATCATATGATCATAATTAATTCGAAATATACCATTATTCTTCCCTTTTCAAATTGACGTACGTCCCCTTACTTTTCTTCATGATATCACGTAAAACGTTAAGTACCATTAATAATTttgtcttttgattttttttttatttatttatttttttttttttttgcagtttCTTTTCTCTTAAAATAAGAGAAATTAAGAATTTAAAATTTTGCATGCTCATGCTAACCAGTAATACCtcctcatccaacccctcccccGCCCTCAAAAAGGTAATACTTAGAGTAATGTAAATTTGATAAAGAACCATACAATTGCAGAAATTAAATAGTGAAAAACAAACTGAAGAGAAGCTACTGATTTAGCTAAGAAGAAATATTCCATTAAAATAAGCATAGTTAGATATTATAAACACGACGTTAAGttttttgtttcctttctttccgactaaagagaaagaaaaaaatgaaatagtGCCTCTAGAATCACTAAAACTGATAACTGCAAATATTGCTCCAATGATGAAAAATAAACTAAGAGAAGAGATTGAAGTAAATGCATTGGTTCATTGAAATCCAAGATAATATATAGAGTAAGTCATTATAAAATacaacaaaccctaatttctttttctaTTAATTTCTTTTTTCATCTCCGATCCCcaacgaagaaaaagaaaatgaaaaaaaaaagccaATAAGAGCCTATGGAGATACTAGACACAGTCTGACTCTTTTGTCTCCCTTTACTAATAGTATAAAATTCTAAACATTATAGGATATTCCACTTAGAATTTGTGGGGAGTAGTTGAGCGAAACGGATCCGAGATTTAAAGTCAGTAAATTATAAAGCGGAGTTCAGAGCCAGAGAGCTCCGGCTTCTTTGAGGAGAGGGACAAGGGTACCATTTATATGACAAGCCATGACCGTCTCGATCCCGCCCAAGAACTTCCCACCAACAAAGACAGCTGGGACGGGTTGCTGCTGCCCGTCCCCGGCTAATTGGAACAGTAAAGCATGAATTTCCTTCCCCGCGGAGTCCCTGTCGATCTCGACGATGGTGGGACCCACACCTAGCCCGAACAGGAGCTGCTTCACCACGTGGCACATGCAGCAACCACTCATGGTGAAAACAACTACAGCATTGCCCGAAACCAAGAACCTGACTCGTTCGTAAACGGACTCCATCATCCTTCTTGATTCTCCGGCACCAATTCTCATACTTGATGTTGACTCCTTCACTACCtgcattttttcttcttttttttttttgtaaattctcacaagatttttgaagggtttttaATGGACTAAAAGTTATGGGATTTAGTAGAAAAAACCAAAGTTGTTTGCTTCAAAGAGAAGAGTTAAGAATTCAGAGGAAATTTGTTGTTAGGGCTTGCGTAGAATGAAGGTTGGGTTTTATAGAAGGGAGACAGGGGGTGGGTGGGTATATATGGGGGTAGGGGTGTATTTGGGGGGTGGGGGGGTATATAGCTAGGGACATAGTAGCTGAACCCGGCAAATTCTGACGGGCTTTGAAATTTCCTCATTTTTAACAACAGCATTAGGGGGAGTACGATCCTTTCCCAATCATCTACTTTATTTGCATGCCTTTCTTCTGCCTTTTGCCTTATTAGAATATGTGTGTTTTTCccggggaggggggggggggggggtttgatgATCACTGTACTGGATAAGTTCACAAGTTTTGTCGTTAGGGCTTTGGGCAGTATTTACGTACATTGATGTTTGTAATTAATTATCTCGCAATCTTAATTAGTATAATATTCTAATCTATTATAAGGTGTTATGAAAACTACAGATAGCATTACTTCATGTTTTTCATTAGTGCCTAACAAACTTGAAGAAGTAGCTAATGATTTGCTAAAGTATGTTCATCTAATTTTAACTAACTGCTCGTTTAAATGCGATATTTATCCATTGTCACTTACAGAAGTATACATTGCCAGAGGCGGATTTAGAATTTAATGTTTATGATTCCTGCAATGAGAGGCGAATCCAGAATTTAATATTTATGGGTTCCTGCCTCTAGGCGGATTCAAGATTTAAACAGTATGTGTTTAGTTTTTAAAGGTTTTAGTATTGGACCCTTCGTATTTTTAAAGGTATGAGTTCATatttactatttttgtaattttaataaaTTCTTAATATAAATTTTTACTTCGCATAAAAAATTATGAGTTCATTGAACCCGCCGGTAATACGCTAAGTCCGCCCTGTACATTACTAGAGCAAACTATCAAATTATCGTTGTAGGTAACATGTAACATAACCCATGTACTACGAATCTCACTTAGTATTGACGGTTAGCTATAGTTATTATTTAAGTGATCTAATAGTGTGATACTCCTTCGTCTTGAATTATCTATTGTGATTTCTTTTGAATTAATTGTCTCAAGTTATTTGATATTTTAGAAGTTCAacacaaaattaattattttttctattCCTTAATAGTAATTGTTTTTGAAAATGGATATAGCACAAAAATATAGAGTAAATATTGAATGAAGAAAAGATTATATCTTAGACATAAATAAGGAAAAATTGTCCAAACCCCCTTCTAATTAACATTTTCTTAAGAGACGTGTAAAAGGAAAATACGACAAAAAAATTGAGACGGAGGTAATAATACTTTTGCACTATCATTGTATGAGATTAAGTTAATTAACAGTTAGTGCAAGAAATATTTATACAATAAAGTTACCTTTACCGTTATAGCAGGtaacatattttattttaatattataaatCCCAAATTTTATGGAAGCTTAAGTGTAGATATCATTTGAcgagttaatatatatatatatatatatatatatatatatataacactaaCAATGTACATAACTAAAATTCTCTTTATATAGAAGATAGGCTCTATTCCAAAACTGCAAGTAGGctctaaatttaaaaaaaatgggaAGTGCAGCTTGTTATTGTAGATTTATAGTGACATTCTCCATCAAGATATACAAGGGGATATAAGAAACTATGCATAAAAAAGAGTAGCTAAAACCAGAAAGCTTATATATGTGAGAGCTCAATTAGCTCACTGTGCAATTGttaatggttatatatatatatatatatatatatatatatatatatatataatgtaagTTATTTTTCCTACGTATATGTGGCCCAATAGGTTAAggcccataattaatatttaattaatgagcAAATCTTATCCGTCCAATCGGTTACTTGATGGACGTACCGGATTAAATAAGAATATCTATAAATTGGTTCTCTCCCCACCCATTAGGGTTACCGTATTTTTTTATTCTCTCTTCCATCACTCGGAGATAACGAAAGCTAGGTCAAGGGGCGAGAAACCAATTTACTTATTAATACTtccgcttcaggtatgttttctatgaTGATTATATAtaagattatcatgttcaagatCCTGGTGTAAATTAAGCTTATACTAATATGTGGTATCAGAGCATGAATTATTTGAACTgatagtcttcatttattgtacGATTAAGTCGCCATGTTTTTAGTCGATAACGTTTTTTCGACAAAGAACCATTCTGGAGCAACATAACCTCTTGTTCCTCTAATATTAGTAAGCGTTCGTCTTTTGTTAATCCTCAGAAGTCTAGACAATCCAAAATCTGATATTCGAGCaacataataaattaataatcaTCAAGAAGAATGTTTAGAGGTTTTATGTCACAATAGATAATCTGTGTACTGCACTCTTCGTGGAGGTATGCAAGTCCCCTTGCGATTCCCATTGCAACTTTTGTCCTCTGACTCCAAGTAGGTTTTATCACTAGAAAATTATGTAAGGACCTTACAAAAAATAAAGCTTCATCCGCTAGGTTTCTGGAATGCGTACACTTTACAGTAATTGCATGTAAATCCCTCATTGAATTGATTTTTATTTGGTTCTTATATTATATTGTGCATGTgagtgtgagcatgtgatttttgccctatatgaattactcccacaaattcaaaacaaaataatttctttcattatttgcaaatttcgtagatttttatagcatttctgttaattgtttgcattttttttgttttgtctgtgcattttaattagcgaaaaatacaaaaatatatgtgcgtttgcatttaggatttaatttaatattttagggctaaTTAAGCAATTAGGTTGTTTATAAAAGGAAaattacacaaaaatagtttaatttacatttttaattttaaaattttgattTTAAGTAGCTTcccctttaattttttttttaattgtgaCAATTATCATTTGGGTTTAATTAGTGTTTGTTAGGCGAATTAAGTTCTAagaattaatttagatttttatttaatcttgaaaaaaaaacaaagagaacttttggaaaaattgaaaatAGGTGAAAATAAAAGGAAGAGCAATACCAATTGGACTCATCCCCAATTTTCTTGCCAAGCCCAAATTGAAATCCTCCACCCCAACCCAATTACGCCAAACCCGCCCGGCCAACCCGTCTGCAACCCGACCCGCTCCCCAAATAATGGGTTAAACCCAAATGAAACAAGCGGACGGCTAAAAGTCCCAAACCGATGCCTactgttcttcttctccaaaatcgcTCCAACCAGGCCCCAAATTTAGTCCAGATTCGGGCGAGTGAATCCCAAATCTCGCCTCACGCGTTCCCCGCTCtcatcatcaccatttctaacGGTTTCTGACACCAAAGATTCCCCTCTCCTATCACTCGCTCGAATTAGAGTTTTATCGCACGACTGAAAGGCTCTGGAGACGAGATGCTGGATAAGTGTGAGGCGTTGGATTGATTTCACTCAATACGAGCCCCACATTCATCAAGGATTGGTCTTCAAAAGAAGCCTTATCCGATTTTGTGAAAGGGGActcaaaaaaaagaattttctgaaAAAGGGTGGAAAAGGCTCTAAAACTGATGGTTTTCGGTTTGTTTTCTCCTTTGAAGAATCCTTTCAAAGTTTCAGAGAAAGACGCATACAATTTTTTTTCTGAATCCGGATTTGAGTTCCAAGGAGATAAAATTGAAGTTCGAGTTCGGTTTTCTACTGTTGTCTTGTTGATTTGTTGCTGAACCTCGCTAAGATTTGGAGTCGAGAGGTGTATTGTCGAGTCTGTAATTGTTATAAAGGAGATTTGCAATTTCAGGTTCATCTCTTCTCCGTCTTTCCATTACTCATGGTTCTGTTTCATGTGTTCATGTTTGTTATGATTTTGTTTAAGACTACTTGAAAGTCAGTGCTCGTTGTTTGATTTTGAATGCTGAGTTCCTTTGGCCTTGGTTCAGGTTTTTCGTATTCTTGGTTATTCTACATCGGATGAGTGATTGCACACAATGATGTAATGGTTGTGGTTGTGTAACATCGCCTCActcgttttttttaaaaatttgagcACTGAAATAGAGTCATGAGGTTTTAAGGGTTGGAACCTGCTTGTTCGATCATTTTGTTGGTCTGGCCATAGTTTAAGCACCAAGTAACTTGTGTGCTTAGTTCATTCTTAAATTAGTAAGTTCAATTTAGCTTCTTATTGATTTGCGACTAGCTGAGATTTTAGGGTAAAGTATGTTCAAGTTGTGTCGATTTTTCTGATGCATTGTAGCTGAAATGTAAGTTCGAACATAAACTGTTTGTTGGGGATATGATTTTACTTGTGATCTAATGTTTTGGGAACTGTTATTGAATGCATTTTTGTCGATAGTGGCAGCAGCGACTTAAATTCAAGTTGCTATTCTGAAAATGTATGAACTAAATTGGTTCCCTTGAATTGAGAGTTTCTTATCGCAAATCCTGAGCTGCCTTTTGTCTAAGAGTTTAGAAGACCCCTGTTGGTATTCTTATGATGCCTGACGTTCAAAACTCCTGTCGCAGCTGGATTCAGCAGACCAGTTTCTGTGTAGAAGCTTTATAGCAGTTGCGCATCACTTGTTCCTTCCAGATTTCAGATTGTGACTGGGGCTGTTGCACTTCATTCTTCTGTCCACTCTGTGCATAACCTACTGAAATGAAAGGCTTGCATTGGCAGCTAGGAAATTGGGAATGCTGTTTAAAATGTGAATCACCTAGTTCGTGGCTGCATATCTTAGCATCTGGTTGCTTTAGTCTGTTGCGTATCTCAAACTAGTATGCATACTAGCTAGCATTTAGCTTCATCTAGAGTAAGTTCTGTTCATGTGCCAGAATCAGCATCCCTGATGCATCTGTTATGGCTCCATTAGTTTCAAAGGGTGTTTGTTTCACTCCCATGCCAAAATAAAGGCACTATGCACTCAGCACAGTCCCAGGTGAACTAAACTTAGGATTTCGATAATTGCTTACTCTTTTGAAATAGGCATAGATTTAATGGGACTCTATTTACCAAAGTGTTTACTTGTTGCTTCACATTCTTCCTTCCATGTATGATCTGAGATTTCATTCTTTTGTTTGGGCTGACGTTTGATCTGGATGGTCATTGAAATGTGCAATGATCGCAAGAAGCATCATTCTGggaaatagattttttttttgaataaggTTGAAAAAATTTGTGAAAAGTAAGGCAAACGTACGAAGTTTCTTTGCATTGCTAGTTAGAATTCAGTCGTGGCATAGCAATTAGTTTGGACCATGGGAATTGTTGATTCCTTAATTTAAACATAAGGGATTTGGACCTTGTCATGTCTCGGACTTGAATGGGCTGCAGTTCCATAAGTCTTGGGCTTCAGTAATTTGGCCCAAAGGTTTTGAAGCtctcaattgcatggccctcacttTAACCAACTTCgttttgatccttagaattcgaggtgcTCCATTTAGCAAATTtacatggccctcgcaaagttgcaaacgcgcaATTGCTTTGGGCGCAttgttttaataatattaccttcctaaattcgggtgcgcatttatgtgacccaaatccaaatctcaacaatgttgaaACATGCCGAaagccacgggtgcatttatgtgacgtggttcgaggcgtgttttaataacgttgcaatcttcttcaattaattaaataaaagc from Nicotiana sylvestris chromosome 12, ASM39365v2, whole genome shotgun sequence encodes the following:
- the LOC104238017 gene encoding glutaredoxin-C9-like, with the translated sequence MQVVKESTSSMRIGAGESRRMMESVYERVRFLVSGNAVVVFTMSGCCMCHVVKQLLFGLGVGPTIVEIDRDSAGKEIHALLFQLAGDGQQQPVPAVFVGGKFLGGIETVMACHINGTLVPLLKEAGALWL